Proteins encoded by one window of Hippoglossus hippoglossus isolate fHipHip1 chromosome 15, fHipHip1.pri, whole genome shotgun sequence:
- the si:ch211-132e22.4 gene encoding uncharacterized protein si:ch211-132e22.4, which yields MFLLVSDIISFFGRPPVDDDVNSGAILSSNATDFIFYFGVISNIALMLFIAQERHVSVSYPQCLGCCSSIRRFPAVALVAWAAPLAVLALAVLDYKLWFAVALLAPFPFLLFFALDSWRALMCSNPRTPERRRTVWGLCAIWANYTILYIPFILSILLEALAFKEVVSYLGLVSHLLLYLGPLVDPFLYIFMTKGLKEVMQALPCCHNQKENRRPTVDSVAEAVETRL from the coding sequence ATGTTCCTCCTGGTTTCTGACATCATCAGCTTCTTTGGTCGCCCCCCTGTGGACGACGACGTGAACAGCGGGGCCATCCTCTCCTCCAACGCCACAGACTTCATCTTCTACTTCGGTGTCATTTCCAATATCGCCCTTATGTTGTTTATAGCTCAGGAGCGACACGTCTCAGTGTCTTACCCGCAGTGTCttggctgctgcagcagcatccGGCGGTTTCCTGCTGTTGCCCTGGTGGCGTGGGCCGCTCCGCTGGCCGTCCTCGCCCTGGCTGTGCTCGATTACAAACTCTGGTTTGCGGTGGCTCTCCTCGCCCCTTtccccttcctccttttcttcgCCCTGGACTCCTGGAGAGCCCTGATGTGCTCCAACCCCCGGacaccagagaggaggaggacagtgtGGGGGCTTTGTGCTATCTGGGCCAATTACACCATCCTCTACATCCCCTTCATCCTCAGCATCCTGCTGGAGGCTCTGGCGTTTAAAGAGGTGGTGAGCTACCTGGGACTGGtgtctcacctgctgctgtACCTCGGCCCTCTGGTCGACCCCTTCCTCTATATATTCATGACCAAAGGGCTCAAAGAGGTGATGCAGGCTCTGCCCTGCTGTCACAATCAGAAGGAGAACAGGAGACCTACTGTGGATTCTGTGGCTGAGGCTGTGGAGACGAGACTCTGA
- the LOC117775086 gene encoding solute carrier family 22 member 7-like yields the protein MKFENILEEINGFGPFQILLIIMLCTPRIVIPCHFLLNIFIGAVPPHHCDFSSLDDGDLFTNLTREQRLVVSAPLRDDGAPKSCEMFTEPQFHLLSNGSGAELPTVPCQSGWVYDNSTFTSTLATEWDLVCDSKSLTKTTSTIFFVGVMMGAIATGYLCDKYGRRNILLASYVMSLVFSYASAFANSYVMFAVLRFLTGFGLTGIGINSLVLTIEWVDTDHRSFIGVIGSLSWSVGNMLLAAFAYLVNDWRHLIMTVTAPLGFAILTWWWIPESARWLLVNGKVEEAQVYLDRCAKINNRPKLSTKFKLQTLCDIENPDKDKKSYGYLDLIKTPKMRQITLITGIVWFGVASTYYGISMNIGGFGLNMYLTHFIYAAIEVPAKLMVYFILNIIGRRKCQSGTLLLTGICLAINIFLPKDLWHVRTVVAILGKGLSEAAFTTVFLYTTELYPTVLRQNGLGYTNFMSRLGVAIAPLILLLEDVWTLLPQIIICSVAVVSGLAALLLPETLSVKLPETIEEVEERSQKK from the exons ATGAAGTTTGAGAATATCCTGGAGGAGATCAATGGCTTCGGGCCTTTTCagatcctcctcatcatcatgcTCTGCACCCCTCGGATCGTCATCCCCTGTCACTTCTTGTTGAACATCTTCATCGGCGCCGTGCCTCCTCATCACTGTGACTTCAGTAGCCTGGATGACGGAGATCTCTTCACAAATCTAACTCGTGAACAAAGACTCGTCGTCAGCGCCCCGCTGCGGGACGATGGAGCCCCCAAGTCCTGCGAGATGTTCACTGAGCCTCAGTTTCATCTTTTATCCAACGGCTCCGGCGCCGAGCTGCCCACGGTTCCGTGTCAGAGCGGATGGGTTTACGACAActccaccttcacctccaccctGGCAACAGAG TGGGACCTTGTCTGTGACAGTAAAAGTTTGACGAAGACCACGAGTACGATCTTCTTTGTGGGCGTGATGATGGGAGCCATAGCGACTGGATACCTCTGTGACAA gtatGGAAGGAGAAACATTCTCCTGGCCTCGTACGTCATGTCCTTGGTGTTCAGTTACGCCAGCGCTTTTGCAAACTCCTACGTCATGTTCGCCGTCCTGAGATTTCTCACCGGGTTCGGCCTGACGGGAATCGGCATCAATTCATTGGTTCTAA CCATTGAGTGGGTGGACACAGACCACCGGTCGTTCATCGGCGTGATCGGCAGCCTGTCCTGGTCGGTTGGGAACATGCTATTGGCTGCTTTTGCCTATCTGGTGAACGACTGGCGGCATCTGATCATGACGGTTACGGCTCCTCTGGGTTTCGCAATTTTGACCTGGTG GTGGATTCCTGAATCTGCTCGGTGGCTTCTAGTGAACGGTAAAGTGGAGGAAGCTCAGGTTTACCTCGACAGATGTGCAAAGATCAACAACCGACCAAAACTGTCGACCAAATTCAAACTGCAG ACTCTCTGCGACATTGAAAACCcagataaagacaaaaagagcTACGGTTACCTTGATCTGATCAAGACGCCGAAGATGAGACAGATAACGCTGATAACTGGGATTGTGTG GTTCGGAGTCGCCTCCACGTATTACGGAATCAGTATGAACATCGGCGGGTTTGGACTGAACATGTACCTCACGCACTTCATCTATGCAGCCATCGAAGTTCCCGCCAAGCTGATGGTCTACTTCATCCTCAACATCATCGGACGCAGGAAATGTCAATCGGGGACGCTGTTACTGACGGGGATCTGCCTCGCCATCAACATTTTCCTTCCAAAAG ATCTGTGGCACGTGCGCACTGTCGTTGCTATTCTCGGAAAAGGTCTCTCGGAAGCTGCCTTCACGACCGTCTTCCTCTACACGACCGAGCTTTACCCGACTGTCCTCAG acaAAATGGTTTGGGCTACACCAACTTCATGAGTCGTCTGGGCGTCGCCATTGCTCctctcatcctgctgctggaggacgTGTGGACTCTTCTTCCTCAGATCATCATCTGCTCTGTGGCCGTCGTGTCCGGCCTCGCGGCGCTGCTGCTCCCGGAGACTCTGAGCGTGAAGCTGCCGGAGACCattgaggaagtggaggagcGGAGCCAG aagAAATAA